A window from Carassius gibelio isolate Cgi1373 ecotype wild population from Czech Republic chromosome B3, carGib1.2-hapl.c, whole genome shotgun sequence encodes these proteins:
- the LOC127953358 gene encoding zinc finger protein 271: MEFVKEESEEDTSGLETSSIKLEESETLRIKNEIPETWKIKSEEPETLRIKQEEQGEFEETEENEVLNEDEEKNHVKTGEKTMSWSPTKMKDLQKRGAKKSFNCTQCGRSLTSKYSLERHMRIHTGEKPFTCDQCEKSFTQSAHLKKHMNIHTGEKQYPCDQCDKTFLSTSVLKDHMKGHTKEKPYSCYLCGKSFLRFSVLKEHQKIHTSMKEYMCFQCEKTFTSAKCLKLHERIHSGEKPNKCSHCDERFSDSANLKKHERSHTGEKPYHCTSCGKRFNNSSALHSHTKRNHKLIEEIGKNEESGEAEEKNHVKTGEKLLSSQTKLKDLKKRMAKKSFTCSQCGKSFTRKSNLKHHVRVHTGEKPFTCDQSAHLYEHMDIHTAENQHACDQCDKMFLWASDLQKHLKVHSKEKTYSCNLCGKSFLSLQNLKEHQKIHTAVGEYMCFECEKTFTSTTSLKLHEKIHTGEKPYKCPHCNKRFSDSRDLKRHERIHTGEKPYKCLQCDKRFSQSENLKRHNRTHTGVKPYECSQCNKRFSESVHLKRHCRIHTSEKPHKCSHCDERFNEMGDLKRHERIHTGVKPYKCLQCDKRFSQSASLKSHERIHTGERPYKCSHCDKRFSVSSTLKSHERIHTGEKPYKCSHCDERFRQYTSLKTHERIHTGEKPYQCTACGKCFIQSSSLNSHMKNNHSKSPYKQRHV, translated from the exons atggagtTTGTTAAAGAAGAGAGTGAGGAGGACACGAGTGGACTAGAAACCAGCTCAATAAAACTCGAGGAATCAGAAACTTTGAGAATAAAAAACGAAATCCCAGaaacctggaaaataaaatcagagGAGCCAGAAACATTGAGAATAAAACAGGAGGAGCAAGGAG agTTTGAAGAAACTGAGGAGAACGAAGTATTGAATGAAGATGAAGAGAAAAATCAtgtcaaaactggagaaaaaaCTATGAGTTGGTCTCCaaccaaaatgaaagatttacaGAAAAGAGGAGCCAAGAAATCTTTCaactgcactcagtgtggaaggAGCTTGACAAGCAAATATAGTCTGGAAcgtcacatgagaattcatactggagaaaaacctttcacttgtgatcagtgtgaaaagagtttcacacaatcaGCACACCTTAAGAagcacatgaacatccacactggagagaaacaatACCCATGTGATCAAtgtgataaaacatttttgagCACTTCCGTCCTCAAGGATCACATGAAAGGTCATACAAAGGAGAAGCCTTATTCATGTTATTtgtgtggaaaaagttttttacgtttttcagttttgaaagaacatcagaaaatacatactaGTATGAAAGAGTACATGTGCTTtcagtgtgaaaagacttttacgTCAGCAAAGTGTTTAAAACTGCATGAGAGGATCCACTCTGGAGAAAAACCtaataagtgttcacactgtgacgagAGATTCAGTGACTCAGCAAATCTGAAAAAACACGAGAGGagccacactggagagaaaccatatcaCTGCACTTCATGTGGGAAGCGTTTCAATAATTCATCTGCTCTTCACAGTCATACAAAAAGAAATCACA agttGATAGAAGAAATTGGGAAGAATGAAGAATCGGGTGAAGCTGAGGAAAAAAATCATGTGAAAACTGGAGAAAAACTTTTGAGCTCACAAACCAAActgaaagatttaaagaaaagaatggctaagaaatctttcacctgcagtcagtgtggaaagagtttcacacgtAAATCAAATCTTAAGCATCACgtgagagttcatactggagagaaaccattcacttgTGACCAATCTGCACACCTTTATGAACACATGGACATCCACACTGCAGAGAACCAGCACGCATGCGATCAGTgcgataaaatgtttttatgggcttcagATCTTCAGAAACATTTGAAAGTTCATTCAAAGGAGAAGACATATTCATGTAATTTGTGTGGTAAGAGTTTTTTGAGTCTACAAAATTTGAAagaacatcagaaaatacatactgcTGTGGgagagtacatgtgctttgagtgtgaaaagacttttactTCCACAACTTCTTTAAAACTGCACGAgaagattcacactggagaaaaaccttataaGTGTCCACACTGCAACAAGCGATTCAGTGATTCAAGAGACCTAAAAAGACATgaaaggatccacactggagagaaaccttacaagtgtttacaatgtgacaagagattcagtcagtcagaaAATCTGAAAAGACACAATAGGACCCATACTGGAGTAAAACCTTACGAGTGTTCACAATGTAACAAGAGATTCAGTGAATCAGTGCATCTGAAAAGACACTGTAGGATCCACACTAGCGAAAAACCtcataagtgttcacactgtgacgagAGATTCAATGAAATGGGAGACCtaaaaagacatgagaggatccacactggggtgaaaccttataagtgtttaCAATGTGACAAGAGGTTCAGTCAGTCAGCATCTCTGAAATCacacgagaggattcacactggagagagaccttataagtgttcacactgtgacaagagattcagtgtgtcatcaacTCTGAAATCacacgagaggatccacactggagagaaaccttacaagtgttcacactgtgacgagAGATTCAGACAGTATACATCTCTTAAAACacacgagaggattcacactggagagaaaccatatcaGTGCACTGCATGTGGGAAGTGTTTCATTCAATCATCTTCTCTAAACAGTCATATGAAAAACAATCACAGCAAGTCTCCGTACAAACAGAGACATGTTTAG